In Salinarimonas sp., a genomic segment contains:
- a CDS encoding DMT family transporter, whose product MTQRNVTAVVLWMAGALLSFSAIAVAVRELSGALSVFEMLAFRNAAGLAGLLAAALFLPRLRGQILPRRLGRHVQRNLVHFAGQYSWTVGVTLLPLAVVFAIEFTAPALTALFAVLLLGERLTRTRALAIGLGFLGVLVIVRPGMGEIGWPALVVLFAAFCFALTAIATKSLTRTESTYAILVSMNAMQLPLNLAGAKAGYLARLAEAPVLPLVALAIAGFTAHWCLTNAYRNGDAIMVVPLDFLRIPLIAVVGLMLYAEPLDPFVFAGAAIIVGGILVNLRAETARAPSTREA is encoded by the coding sequence ATGACGCAGCGCAACGTCACGGCCGTGGTGCTCTGGATGGCCGGAGCGCTCCTTTCGTTCTCGGCGATCGCCGTCGCCGTGCGCGAGCTCTCGGGCGCGCTCTCCGTCTTCGAGATGCTCGCCTTCCGCAACGCGGCCGGCCTCGCGGGGCTGCTCGCCGCGGCCCTGTTCCTGCCGCGGCTGCGCGGGCAGATCCTGCCGCGGCGCCTGGGGCGCCACGTCCAGCGCAACCTCGTCCACTTCGCCGGGCAATATTCCTGGACCGTGGGCGTGACGCTGCTGCCGCTCGCCGTCGTCTTCGCCATCGAGTTCACCGCGCCGGCGCTCACCGCGCTCTTCGCCGTGCTGCTGCTCGGCGAGCGGCTCACCCGCACGCGGGCGCTCGCCATCGGGCTCGGCTTTCTCGGCGTTCTGGTGATCGTGCGTCCTGGCATGGGCGAGATCGGCTGGCCGGCCCTCGTCGTGCTCTTCGCCGCCTTCTGCTTCGCGCTCACCGCCATCGCCACGAAGAGCCTCACCCGCACGGAGAGCACCTACGCGATCCTGGTCTCGATGAACGCCATGCAGCTGCCGCTCAACCTCGCCGGCGCGAAGGCTGGCTACCTCGCCCGGCTCGCGGAGGCGCCCGTCCTGCCGCTCGTCGCGCTGGCCATCGCCGGCTTCACGGCGCATTGGTGCCTCACCAACGCCTATCGCAACGGCGACGCCATCATGGTCGTGCCCCTCGACTTCCTGCGCATTCCCCTCATCGCGGTGGTGGGGCTGATGCTCTATGCCGAGCCGCTCGACCCGTTCGTCTTCGCCGGCGCGGCGATCATCGTCGGCGGCATTTTGGTCAACCTGCGCGCGGAGACGGCCCGCGCGCCGTCCACGCGGGAGGCGTGA
- a CDS encoding AAA family ATPase yields the protein MSWSAQQDAALRAVDAWLKEGEPQVFRLFGFAGTGKTTLARHVAEHVDGDVAFGAFTGKAASVMRSKGCADASTIHAMIYRSREGDEEAGPLFTLNKSGPAAKADLIVIDECSMVDEELGRDLLSFGKKVLVLGDPAQLPPVKGGGFFTEAEPEMMLTEVHRQAADNPIVHLSMLIRDGGRLDYGSFGESRVIRRGEIDPQTVMGADQVLVGMNKTRRLYNGRIRELKGFRDPYPAADEKLVCLRNDKSKGLLNGGLWSVQEAKHWPNRDLVVMRVSPEENPRHTVKVEVPSAFFEGTEDALPYAARRESDEFTYGYALTVHKAQGSQWDDVVLFDESFAFREHRGRWLYTGLTRAAERVVVVR from the coding sequence ATGTCCTGGTCGGCACAGCAGGACGCGGCCTTGAGGGCGGTCGACGCCTGGCTGAAGGAGGGGGAGCCGCAGGTCTTCCGGCTGTTCGGCTTCGCCGGCACGGGCAAGACCACCCTCGCCCGCCACGTGGCGGAGCACGTCGACGGGGACGTCGCCTTCGGCGCCTTCACCGGAAAGGCCGCCTCGGTGATGCGCTCCAAGGGCTGCGCGGACGCCTCCACGATCCACGCCATGATCTACCGCTCGCGGGAGGGCGACGAGGAGGCGGGCCCGCTCTTCACGCTCAACAAGTCGGGGCCGGCGGCGAAGGCGGACCTGATCGTCATCGACGAGTGCTCGATGGTGGACGAGGAGCTCGGCCGCGACCTGCTCTCCTTCGGCAAGAAGGTGCTGGTGCTCGGCGACCCCGCGCAGCTGCCGCCGGTGAAGGGCGGGGGCTTCTTCACCGAGGCCGAGCCCGAAATGATGCTCACCGAGGTCCACCGGCAGGCGGCCGACAACCCGATCGTGCACCTCTCCATGCTGATCCGCGACGGCGGGCGGCTCGACTACGGGAGCTTCGGCGAGAGCCGGGTCATCCGCCGCGGCGAGATCGACCCGCAGACCGTGATGGGCGCCGACCAGGTGCTGGTCGGCATGAACAAGACCCGCCGGCTCTACAACGGCCGCATCCGCGAATTGAAGGGCTTTCGCGACCCCTATCCCGCCGCCGACGAGAAGCTGGTCTGCCTGCGCAACGACAAGTCCAAGGGCCTCCTCAACGGCGGCCTGTGGAGCGTGCAGGAGGCGAAGCACTGGCCCAATCGCGACCTCGTCGTCATGCGCGTCTCGCCCGAGGAGAACCCGCGCCACACGGTGAAGGTCGAGGTGCCGAGCGCCTTCTTCGAGGGCACGGAGGACGCGCTGCCCTACGCCGCCCGGCGCGAATCGGACGAGTTCACCTACGGCTACGCGCTCACCGTCCACAAGGCGCAGGGCTCGCAATGGGACGACGTTGTGCTGTTCGACGAGAGCTTCGCCTTCCGGGAGCACCGCGGGCGCTGGCTCTATACCGGGCTGACGCGGGCGGCGGAGCGGGTGGTGGTGGTGCGGTGA
- the secA gene encoding preprotein translocase subunit SecA produces MFGAFAKKLFGTANDRRLKSYAPRVQAINALEKELEGLSDDALRARTEDLKARVAKGESLDDVLVDAFATVREAGKRVLGQRHFDVQLIGGMVLHEGSIAEMKTGEGKTLVATLAVYLNALAGKGVHVVTVNDYLARRDSEWMGRIYRFLGLTVGVIVHGLDDQQRKAAYACDITYGTNNEYGFDYLRDNMKYDFAQMVQRGHAYAIVDEVDSILVDEARTPLIISGPLDDRSDLYQAVDKIIPALTPEHYDLDEKQRAVSLSEAGTERVEALLREHELLKSDDLYDAQNATLVHHLNQALRAHKLFTRDKDYIVRNGEVVIIDEFTGRMMPGRRYSEGLHQALEAKESVKIQPENQTLASITFQNYFRLYSKLAGMTGTASTEASEFAEIYALDVVEIPTNKPIARLDEDDEVYRTVEEKYAAIIHDIGEASAKGQPSLVGTTSIEKSELLAAQLKQAGFTQIDFADPKALEPLYTAARKGEPAKSFAVLNARFHEQEAFIVAQAGVPGAITIATNMAGRGTDIQLGGNADMRIGVELDGMEEGEARAAREAAIREEVAAFKQRALGAGGLYVMGTERHESRRIDNQLRGRSGRQGDPGRSKFFLSLQDDLMRIFGSDRMDGMLTKLGLEQGEAIVHPWINKAIEKAQSKVEARNFDIRKNILKYDNVMNDQRKVVFEQRREFMGEESVRDTIDEMRESVVDDVVARHIPADAYPEQWDVTGLDAEVRRLLNLDVPVIDWAKEEGIADEEMRERLQKAADESYQARVDKNSAQVMTYVEKQVLLQSLDQLWREHIVTLEHLRQVIGWRGMAQRDPLNEYKSEAFQLFEGLIGRLREQVTAQLMRVEVVYQRPPEPELPEMEAHHADPVTGEDEMAAGGTTGLGSPGAAGAAAGVGAIATENRDPTDPNTWGKVGRNEPCPCGSGKKFKHCHGVLA; encoded by the coding sequence ATGTTCGGCGCATTCGCGAAGAAGCTCTTCGGCACGGCCAACGACCGACGCCTGAAGTCGTACGCCCCGCGCGTCCAGGCCATCAACGCCCTCGAGAAGGAGCTCGAAGGCCTCTCGGACGACGCGCTGCGGGCACGCACGGAAGACCTCAAGGCGCGCGTGGCCAAGGGCGAGAGCCTGGACGACGTGCTGGTCGACGCCTTCGCCACGGTGCGCGAGGCCGGCAAGCGCGTGCTCGGGCAGCGGCATTTCGACGTGCAGCTGATCGGCGGCATGGTGCTGCACGAGGGCTCCATCGCCGAGATGAAGACCGGCGAGGGCAAGACGCTGGTGGCGACGCTCGCCGTCTATCTCAACGCGCTCGCCGGCAAGGGCGTGCACGTCGTCACGGTGAACGATTACCTCGCGCGGCGCGACTCGGAGTGGATGGGCCGCATCTACCGATTCCTGGGCCTCACCGTGGGCGTCATCGTGCACGGGCTCGACGACCAGCAGCGCAAGGCGGCCTACGCCTGCGACATCACCTACGGCACCAACAACGAGTACGGCTTCGACTATCTGCGCGACAACATGAAGTACGACTTCGCCCAGATGGTGCAGCGCGGCCACGCCTACGCCATCGTCGACGAGGTCGACTCTATCCTCGTCGACGAGGCGCGCACGCCGCTGATCATCTCCGGCCCGCTCGACGACCGGTCGGACCTCTACCAGGCGGTGGACAAGATCATCCCGGCGCTGACGCCGGAGCATTACGACCTCGACGAGAAGCAGCGCGCCGTCTCGCTCTCCGAGGCCGGCACCGAGCGGGTCGAGGCGCTGCTGCGCGAGCACGAGCTGCTCAAGAGCGACGATCTCTACGATGCGCAGAACGCCACGCTGGTCCACCACCTGAACCAGGCGCTGCGCGCCCACAAGCTGTTCACCCGCGACAAGGACTACATCGTCCGCAACGGCGAGGTGGTGATCATCGACGAGTTCACCGGCCGCATGATGCCCGGCCGGCGCTATTCGGAAGGGCTGCACCAGGCGCTGGAGGCGAAGGAGAGCGTCAAGATCCAGCCGGAGAACCAGACGCTCGCCTCGATCACCTTCCAGAACTATTTCCGGCTCTATTCCAAGCTCGCCGGCATGACCGGCACGGCCTCCACCGAGGCGTCCGAGTTCGCCGAGATCTACGCTCTCGACGTCGTCGAGATCCCGACCAACAAGCCGATCGCCCGCCTCGACGAGGACGACGAGGTCTACCGTACGGTCGAGGAGAAGTACGCGGCGATCATACACGACATCGGCGAGGCCTCCGCCAAGGGCCAGCCTTCGCTGGTCGGTACGACCTCGATCGAGAAGTCCGAGCTCCTCGCCGCCCAGCTGAAGCAGGCCGGCTTCACCCAGATCGACTTCGCCGACCCGAAGGCGCTCGAGCCGCTCTACACCGCCGCCCGCAAGGGCGAGCCGGCCAAGAGCTTCGCGGTGCTCAACGCCCGCTTCCACGAGCAGGAGGCCTTCATCGTCGCGCAGGCCGGCGTGCCGGGCGCGATCACCATCGCGACCAACATGGCCGGCCGCGGCACCGACATCCAGCTCGGCGGCAACGCCGACATGCGCATCGGCGTCGAGCTCGACGGCATGGAGGAAGGCGAGGCCCGCGCGGCGCGCGAGGCGGCGATCCGCGAGGAGGTCGCGGCCTTCAAGCAGCGCGCGCTCGGGGCCGGCGGCCTCTACGTCATGGGCACGGAGCGCCACGAATCGCGGCGCATCGACAACCAGCTGCGCGGCCGCTCCGGCCGCCAGGGCGACCCGGGCCGCTCGAAGTTCTTCCTGTCGCTGCAGGACGACCTGATGCGCATCTTCGGGTCGGACCGCATGGACGGCATGCTCACCAAGCTCGGCCTCGAGCAGGGCGAGGCGATCGTCCATCCCTGGATCAACAAGGCGATCGAGAAGGCGCAGTCCAAGGTCGAGGCGCGCAACTTCGACATCCGCAAGAACATCCTCAAGTACGACAACGTCATGAACGACCAGCGCAAGGTCGTCTTCGAGCAGCGCCGGGAGTTCATGGGCGAGGAGAGCGTGCGCGACACGATCGACGAGATGCGCGAGAGCGTCGTCGACGACGTCGTCGCCCGCCACATCCCGGCCGACGCCTATCCCGAGCAGTGGGACGTCACCGGGCTCGACGCCGAGGTGCGCCGGCTGCTCAACCTCGACGTCCCGGTGATCGACTGGGCCAAGGAAGAGGGCATCGCCGACGAGGAGATGCGCGAGCGCCTGCAGAAGGCCGCCGACGAGTCCTACCAGGCGCGCGTCGACAAGAACTCGGCCCAGGTGATGACCTACGTCGAGAAGCAGGTGCTGCTGCAGAGCCTCGACCAGCTCTGGCGCGAGCACATCGTCACGCTCGAGCACCTGCGCCAGGTCATCGGCTGGCGCGGCATGGCCCAGCGCGACCCGCTCAACGAGTACAAGTCCGAGGCCTTCCAGCTGTTCGAGGGGCTGATCGGGCGCCTGCGCGAGCAGGTCACGGCGCAGCTGATGCGGGTCGAGGTGGTCTACCAGCGCCCGCCCGAGCCCGAGCTGCCGGAGATGGAGGCGCACCACGCCGACCCCGTCACCGGCGAGGACGAGATGGCGGCGGGCGGCACGACGGGCCTCGGCTCCCCGGGCGCGGCCGGGGCCGCCGCGGGCGTCGGCGCGATCGCCACCGAGAACCGCGACCCGACCGACCCCAACACCTGGGGCAAGGTCGGCCGCAACGAGCCCTGCCCCTGCGGCTCGGGGAAGAAGTTCAAGCACTGCCACGGGGTGCTGGCGTAA
- a CDS encoding peptidylprolyl isomerase — protein MSRFPLLPRLALALALGASASTLAFAQQDQAAETAAPAAPAAAEVDPDAVVATVDGVTITEADLALVAEDPALPLPGMSAEQRRDVLIGYLVDLKLAARAAENAGLAETETFARNMAYQRDKVLLAALLEETIAAAVTEEAARALYEETVAGIEPQEEVRARHILVPTEEEAKAAAERVAAGEDFAAVAAELSQDPGSAREGGDLGFFTRDRMVAPFAEAAFALEPGGVSEPVQSQFGWHVIKVEERREQPTPAFEDMREQIETFLARRAQQELILSLRDGATVERPGQDPADGEAPAQAQ, from the coding sequence ATGTCCCGCTTCCCCCTTCTCCCCCGCCTCGCGCTGGCGCTCGCGCTCGGCGCGTCGGCCTCGACGCTCGCGTTCGCGCAGCAGGATCAGGCCGCCGAGACCGCCGCTCCGGCCGCGCCCGCCGCGGCCGAGGTCGATCCGGACGCCGTCGTCGCCACGGTGGACGGCGTGACCATCACGGAAGCGGATCTCGCGCTCGTCGCCGAGGACCCGGCGCTGCCGCTGCCGGGCATGAGCGCCGAGCAGCGTCGGGACGTGCTGATCGGCTACCTCGTCGATCTCAAGCTCGCCGCCCGCGCCGCCGAGAACGCCGGCCTCGCCGAGACCGAGACCTTCGCCCGCAACATGGCCTACCAGCGCGACAAGGTGCTGCTCGCCGCCCTGCTCGAGGAGACCATCGCCGCCGCCGTCACCGAGGAGGCGGCGCGCGCGCTCTACGAGGAGACGGTCGCCGGCATCGAGCCGCAGGAGGAGGTGCGCGCCCGCCACATCCTCGTGCCGACCGAGGAGGAGGCGAAGGCCGCCGCCGAGCGCGTCGCCGCCGGCGAGGATTTCGCGGCCGTCGCGGCGGAGCTGTCGCAGGACCCGGGCTCGGCGCGCGAGGGCGGGGATCTCGGCTTCTTCACCAGGGACCGCATGGTCGCGCCCTTCGCCGAGGCGGCCTTCGCGCTCGAGCCGGGCGGCGTGTCCGAGCCGGTGCAGAGCCAGTTCGGCTGGCACGTGATCAAGGTCGAGGAGCGCCGCGAGCAGCCCACCCCGGCCTTCGAGGACATGCGCGAGCAGATCGAGACCTTCCTCGCCCGCCGCGCCCAGCAGGAGCTGATCCTCTCGCTGCGCGACGGCGCCACCGTCGAGCGCCCGGGGCAGGACCCCGCGGACGGCGAGGCGCCGGCGCAGGCTCAGTGA
- a CDS encoding DUF1236 domain-containing protein has product MTRTLFLAAASAAAIGLAAPASAQVAATATTDLNMRAGPGPNYEVVDVIDGNDAVTVVGCLPQSAWCRVQYEGREAWAYGDYLSATVENAPVIVTQRREIVPEAQWDPVTATGAVAGEVVGSIIGGTVGAVAGAVGGAIEGFTAPPPPVRTYVYENRVDPVYLEGEVVAGAGLPPAVGLRPIPEYEYEYAYVNGVPVLVDPATRRVVYVMR; this is encoded by the coding sequence ATGACCCGTACCCTCTTCCTCGCCGCCGCGAGCGCCGCCGCCATCGGCCTGGCCGCGCCGGCCTCCGCGCAGGTCGCCGCCACGGCGACGACGGACCTGAACATGCGCGCCGGGCCCGGCCCGAACTACGAGGTGGTGGACGTCATCGACGGCAACGACGCGGTCACCGTGGTCGGCTGCCTGCCCCAGTCGGCCTGGTGTCGCGTGCAGTACGAGGGCCGGGAGGCCTGGGCCTACGGCGACTACCTGTCGGCCACGGTCGAGAACGCCCCCGTGATCGTCACCCAGCGCCGCGAGATCGTGCCGGAGGCCCAGTGGGACCCGGTCACCGCGACGGGCGCCGTCGCCGGCGAGGTGGTCGGCTCGATCATCGGCGGGACCGTCGGCGCGGTCGCCGGCGCCGTCGGCGGGGCCATCGAGGGCTTCACCGCGCCGCCGCCGCCGGTGCGCACCTACGTCTACGAGAACCGGGTGGATCCGGTCTATCTCGAGGGCGAGGTCGTGGCCGGGGCCGGCCTGCCGCCGGCCGTGGGCCTACGCCCGATCCCGGAATACGAGTACGAGTACGCCTACGTGAACGGCGTGCCGGTGCTCGTCGATCCGGCCACGCGCCGCGTCGTCTACGTCATGCGCTGA